One window of Podarcis raffonei isolate rPodRaf1 chromosome 15, rPodRaf1.pri, whole genome shotgun sequence genomic DNA carries:
- the P2RX1 gene encoding P2X purinoceptor 1: protein MGHKFSEKVSSFLFEYDTPRMVLVRNKKVGLTFRLIQLVVLAYIIGWVFLYEKGYQSRDGIISSVSVKLKGLTLTNTSEIGPHIWDVADYVFPPQGDSSFVVMTNFIITRGQKQETCPEHPEAGKCDQDSECTAGKFLRQGQGIMTGKCVNFSHTEKTCEIFGWCPVEIDDKVPNPPLLLAAENFTLFIKNSITFPRFKVARRNLVEGVTEPFLKNCTYHKDREPLCPVFELGYVVEESGQKFSVLALKGGVVGITISWDCDLDWPVRHCVPVYRFHGLYNDDNNKLSPGFNFRYAKYYKENGRDLRTLYKVFGIRFDILVNGKAGKFDIIPTMTTIGSGIGIFGVASVLCDLLLLNFLSNRDYYKQKKFKYAEQDSIKPEKEDAVMCDLHGKEKAVQ from the exons ATGGGGCACAAATTCTCGGAGAAAGTGTCCTCGTTCCTTTTCGAATATGACACGCCACGGATGGTTTTGGTGCGGAACAAGAAGGTGGGGCTCACCTTCAGGCTGATACAGCTGGTGGTCCTTGCCTACATCATTGG GTGGGTTTTCCTTTATGAGAAAGGCTACCAGTCCAGGGATGGCATCATCAGCTCTGTCTCAGTGAAGCTCAAAGGATTAACCCTGACAAATACCAGTGAGATCGGCCCACACATATGGGACGTGGCTGATTATGTTTTCCCTCCTCAG GGCGACAGTTCCTTTGTGGTTATGACCAACTTCATTATTACCCGtggacagaagcaggaaacgtgcCCTGAG CACCCCGAAGCAGGGAAATGTGACCAAGACAGCGAATGCACTGCCGGAAAGTTCCTTCGTCAGGGCCAAG GTATCATGACTGGGAAGTGTGTGAATTTTAGCCACACAGAGAAAACCTGCGAGATCTTTGGGTGGTGTCCAGTGGAGATCGATGACAAAGTTCCTAA CCCCCCTCTGCTTCTGGCGGCTGAAAACTTCACCTTGTTTATCAAGAACAGTATCACCTTCCCCAGGTTCAAAGTCGCCAG ACGTAACCTTGTGGAGGGAGTCACTGAGCCCTTTCTCAAGAACTGCACCTACCACAAAGACAGGGAACCCCTGTGTCCTGTGTTTGAGCTGGGGTACGTGGTGGAGGAATCCGGGCAGAAGTTTTCCGTTCTCGCCCTTAAG GGGGGCGTCGTTGGCATCACCATCTCCTGGGACTGTGACCTCGACTGGCCTGTGAGGCACTGTGTGCCCGTTTATCGGTTCCATGGGCTTTACAATGACGACAACAACAAGCTCTCTCCAGGGTTCAACTTCAG GTACGCCAAATATtacaaagaaaatggaagagacCTAAGAACCCTGTACAAGGTGTTTGGCATCCGATTTGACATTCTGGTGAACGGGAAG GCAGGAAAATTTGACATTATTCCAACGATGACAACCATAGGCTCCGGGATTGGCATCTTTGGAGTG GCCTCTGTACTTTGTGATCTCCTTCTGCTCAACTTCCTATCCAACCGGGACTACTACAAGCAGAAGAAGTTCAAGTATGCAGAACAGGATTCCATCAAACCT GAAAAAGAAGACGCCGTCATGTGCGACTTACACGGGAAGGAAAAGGCTGTTCAATGA